From the Cherax quadricarinatus isolate ZL_2023a unplaced genomic scaffold, ASM3850222v1 Contig66, whole genome shotgun sequence genome, one window contains:
- the LOC138851187 gene encoding uncharacterized protein — MKCCMIVLLGLAAITAARPDFSLGFSREDFSREDFSREDSHQVQVISRDNVITGSYSWTSPEGVNFFVKYIADKDGYRILESNAVPATVGGVRADGTQGSFVSSEEDRK, encoded by the exons ATGAAATGTTGT ATGATCGTCCTCCTGGGTCTGGCTGCCATCACTGCCGCCCGACCTGACTTCAGTCTAGGTTTCTCCAGGGAGGACTTCTCCAGGGAGGACTTCTCCAGGGAGGACAGTCACCAGGTGCAAGTCATCAGCAGAGACAACGTCATCACTGGCTCCTACAG CTGGACTTCTCCTGAAGGAGTGAACTTTTTCGTGAAGTACATTGCTGATAAGGACGGCTACCGTATTTTGGAGTCGAACGCTGTCCCCGCTACCGTCGGAGGCGTCAGGGCCGACGGTACACAGGGATCCTTCGTGTCCTCTGAGGAAGACAGAAAGTAA
- the LOC138851186 gene encoding uncharacterized protein, giving the protein MKCCMIVLLGLAAITAARPDFSLGFSREDFSREDFSREDSHQVQVISRDNVITGSYSWTSPEGVKFFVKYIADKDGYRILESNAVPATVGGVRADGTQGSFVSSEEDRK; this is encoded by the exons ATGAAGTGTTGT ATGATCGTCCTCCTGGGTCTGGCTGCCATCACTGCCGCCCGACCTGACTTCAGTCTAGGTTTCTCCAGGGAGGACTTCTCCAGGGAGGACTTCTCCAGGGAGGACAGTCACCAGGTGCAAGTCATCAGCAGAGACAACGTCATCACTGGCTCCTACAG CTGGACTTCTCCTGAAGGAGTGAAGTTTTTCGTGAAGTACATTGCTGATAAGGACGGCTACCGTATTTTGGAGTCAAACGCTGTCCCCGCTACCGTCGGAGGCGTCAGGGCCGACGGTACACAGGGATCCTTCGTGTCCTCTGAGGAAGACAGAAAGTAA
- the LOC138851183 gene encoding uncharacterized protein has product MKCCMIVLLGLAAITAARPDFSLGFSREDFSREDFSREDSHQVQVISRDNVITGSYSWTSPEGVKFFVKYIADKDGYRILESNAVPATVGGVRADGTQGSFVSSEEDRK; this is encoded by the exons ATGAAGTGTTGT ATGATCGTCCTCCTGGGTCTGGCTGCCATCACTGCCGCCCGACCTGACTTCAGTCTAGGTTTCTCCAGGGAGGACTTCTCCAGGGAGGACTTCTCCAGGGAGGACAGTCACCAGGTGCAAGTCATCAGCAGAGACAACGTCATCACTGGCTCCTACAG CTGGACTTCTCCTGAAGGAGTGAAGTTTTTCGTGAAGTACATTGCTGATAAGGACGGCTACCGTATTTTGGAGTCGAACGCTGTCCCCGCTACCGTCGGAGGCGTCAGGGCCGACGGTACACAGGGATCCTTCGTGTCCTCTGAGGAAGACAGAAAGTAA